The following are from one region of the Georgenia sp. M64 genome:
- a CDS encoding ABC transporter permease subunit (The N-terminal region of this protein, as described by TIGR01726, is a three transmembrane segment that identifies a subfamily of ABC transporter permease subunits, which specificities that include histidine, arginine, glutamine, glutamate, L-cystine (sic), the opines (in Agrobacterium) octopine and nopaline, etc.) has protein sequence MGELLGSYDILGAFLVNVRLTLWSAFFAFVLGTVLAVMRVSPAPSLRWAGAAYVNTVRNIPLTLIILAASLGLWGQLGVELAGRDSGDFIATNSFRLAVLGLSVYTAAFVCEALRSGVNTVPAGQAEAARAIGLGFGATMRLIILPQAFRGAIAPLGNTLIALAKNTTVAQAAGVVQAASVMNTMMEFRPDLAVAIFLIIALGWVAIVLPTGLVTTHLSRRLGVAR, from the coding sequence ATGGGCGAGCTGCTGGGCTCGTACGACATCCTCGGCGCGTTCCTCGTCAACGTCCGCCTGACCCTGTGGTCCGCCTTCTTCGCGTTCGTCCTGGGGACCGTGCTGGCGGTCATGCGCGTCTCCCCCGCCCCCAGCCTGCGCTGGGCCGGCGCCGCGTACGTCAACACCGTGCGCAACATCCCCCTCACGCTCATCATCCTCGCCGCCTCCCTGGGCCTGTGGGGCCAGCTGGGGGTCGAGCTGGCCGGGCGCGACAGCGGCGACTTCATCGCCACCAACAGCTTCCGTCTGGCGGTGCTGGGACTGTCGGTCTACACCGCGGCCTTCGTCTGCGAGGCGCTGCGTTCCGGCGTCAACACCGTCCCGGCCGGGCAGGCGGAGGCCGCCCGCGCGATAGGGCTCGGATTCGGCGCGACGATGCGGCTGATCATCCTGCCGCAGGCCTTCCGCGGGGCGATCGCACCGCTGGGCAACACGCTCATCGCCCTGGCGAAGAACACGACCGTCGCCCAGGCCGCCGGCGTCGTCCAGGCCGCGTCGGTGATGAACACGATGATGGAGTTCCGGCCCGACCTGGCGGTGGCGATCTTCCTCATCATCGCGCTGGGCTGGGTGGCGATCGTGCTGCCGACCGGCCTGGTGACGACCCATCTGTCCCGCCGGCTGGGGGTGGCCCGATGA
- a CDS encoding glutamate ABC transporter substrate-binding protein, whose amino-acid sequence MRRTRTAIALSLAAALTLAACGGGGDDEPAEGGGAEETSAAGGDGGGEGVTIGIKFDQPGLGLQEGAEYTGFDVDVARYVADKLGYSEDQIEFVESISSQRETLLENGSVDMIFATYSITDARKERVAFAGPYFVAGQDLLVAADDEEITGPEALSGKVLCSVEGSTSAERIRDEHAEDVELYPAQTYSECVELLSAGTVDAVTTDDIILAGFAAQDQYEGQFKVVGNTFSEENYGVGLPKENDVCEDVNAAITEMIEDGTWEELLAEHTPEGFTPDDSLNPPEVDGCA is encoded by the coding sequence CGAGCCCGCCGAGGGCGGCGGCGCCGAGGAGACCTCCGCGGCGGGCGGGGACGGCGGTGGCGAGGGCGTCACCATCGGCATCAAGTTCGACCAGCCCGGCCTGGGCCTGCAGGAGGGCGCGGAGTACACCGGGTTCGACGTCGACGTCGCCCGTTACGTCGCCGACAAGCTGGGCTACTCCGAGGACCAGATCGAGTTCGTCGAGTCGATCTCGTCCCAGCGCGAGACGCTGCTGGAGAACGGCTCGGTCGACATGATCTTCGCGACCTACTCCATCACCGACGCCCGCAAGGAGCGCGTCGCCTTCGCCGGACCGTACTTCGTCGCCGGTCAGGACCTCCTGGTCGCGGCCGACGACGAGGAGATCACGGGCCCCGAGGCCCTGTCCGGGAAGGTGCTGTGCTCCGTCGAGGGCTCCACGTCCGCCGAGCGCATCCGTGACGAGCACGCCGAGGACGTCGAGCTCTACCCGGCGCAGACCTACTCCGAGTGCGTCGAGCTCCTCAGCGCCGGCACCGTCGACGCCGTGACCACCGACGACATCATCCTCGCCGGCTTCGCCGCGCAGGACCAGTACGAGGGGCAGTTCAAGGTCGTGGGCAACACCTTCTCCGAGGAGAACTACGGCGTGGGTCTGCCCAAGGAGAACGACGTCTGCGAGGACGTCAACGCCGCCATCACCGAGATGATCGAGGACGGCACGTGGGAGGAGCTCCTCGCCGAGCACACCCCCGAGGGCTTCACCCCCGACGACAGCCTCAACCCGCCCGAGGTCGACGGCTGCGCCTGA